The genomic interval TGATTTTGCTGTGGAACAGAGGAGGGCTTGTCTGATTACTCATGACATTGCTTTGGGAAAAGGAAAAAGGACAGTGCATTCTGCTGTGTTTCAGTCATCAGATTATCTGATATCAGCGGGTGTCTTCTATTAAAAACACAGTGCCCTGAACACAGGTCCACTACCACAGCATATCAGTGGGTTTAAGTAACTGCCACCTGGTCAGTGTTTAAAGTCACTGTTACACAGATCAACTGTGACTACGCATTACAGAACTGACAGCTCAAAACAGTAACATaagcatttttattttacactGCATGAAGGTTTAAACAAGATAATGAATATATGTTTACAAATTGCATGTCACAATGGGGACTACTTATATTAAAAGAAATCATACTGTGTTACATTTTCCAGTTTGCTACAACTGCACATTGTGGAATATGGTGATGGTGTTTAACTTCCAGTTAAGATGGAACTCCAGTGAAGCTGGTGTTTACCTCACACTAGATACGCTGGTGTTTGACCTCACACTGAATACGCTGGTGTTTGACCTCACACTGAATACGCTGGTGTTTGACCTTACACTGAATTTGCTGGTGTTTTACCTCACTGAGTGAGCTAGTGTTTGACCTCACTCTGAGTAAGCTGGTGTTTTACCTCACTGAGTGAGCTAGTGTTTGACCTCACTCTGAGTAAGCTGGTGTGTAACTTCACTtccttgtttaaaaaaaaaatcagagaaAGTATGTAATATACAAATAAGTCCTTTCCTGCCTGAAGCCATATTGGTTTTGTCTGTGTATGGTGTACGTAAATCAGATGACGTGAGCACCACACTCATATACCAGCCTAATCCCACTACTGCATGAACcagcaaacatgcacacacacaaacatacacacatacacacacacagacaagacaaACACCGTAGGAATCTTAGCGTGATGGTCCTGTACAAAAAATGTGGAGTAGGAATCTATGTATGAAAGACCTGTTTAAGTGTTTGTTATGACACTGTTGTTGGTTGAGATGTCCCTCATTCTAGTATTATACCCCTAAATGTGTGAGGAAGTATTTTTCTAGCCATACTGTTTGACACCTGTGCAAGGACTAACGGTAAACTTTTAATGACCAATTTTACCTAACAATTTTAAGGTCATTTTATTCTCTAAACTTTGATAAAGAATTTTAAAGGCATCTCAAGCACAATATAAATTGTTCAGAAACTGCAACTCAATATCACTCTTTATATATCActctttaaatatatataaattaaaggGGTAGTTAAACTGGTTGTAAACCTGTGAATAAAAGGTTAGTGTGGCCATTTAGCAAAACTTCATGCTAACTTGTTGTGCATGTACATGCATGCAGCATGTAGTGTAGGTCAGCGGTGTAACCGGATGGTGCACTGATCCTCAGTGTATTTAATGAGAATTTCATTGCTGGTTCATATAGCAGGAGGATTGGGGTGGTATATGAGAATCATCTGCAGACATATACAGCAGGTAAAGGTAAAGTATATCACATTCAGATGCTCTGTTGAGTAGATTTTACAGAGTCTGTGCACTGTATTCCTTTTCTTACACGGTATATTTAATGAACACATTAAATTCACGGTCTTTAcacttttataaaaaaaaaaacccaaaaactgTTACAACACCTTTAACAGAGCACCTCACACTGATTGACAGAATCCATTTTGCACTCTTTCTCTACAGTAAGCAACAGATGAGCATGAATAAATGAGGTTCGGTGTCCAGCAGTGTTTTACCCACTGCCCAGGTGAGCTCTGGAGCTCAATGGATCTAAGGTCTGGGGGATGAGGTCCAGGATCAGGGGTCCATGAAGGGGTTGGAAGGCACCGTGTTGAAACTGGCATCGGCGAAAATCCCGAGCGTGCCGATAGTAGTGAAGATGACGAAGGTCCAGAAGAAGAGGCGATCGACCACTATGGCGACGAACTGCCAGTCTTCTTTTAACTGGGGGAGGACAGGAGGAATGGAGAGAAATAAACGAATGAACTGAGGTCAAAGGGAGACTGAAGAAAAGCATCAATACAACTCAAACTGACACAAGTTAGACAAGTAACAGACAGACTGAAGAATGGCCCAAAAGACCCGAAGAGGGACGTGTACTGTTTTAGGACAGACATGCTGGTTTTGTCGACGATGACGGTGATTATACTGCTAGGAAATGCTGCAGTCATTTTGCCGACACTCCTAACTGTTCTGTTCAGGAGATGCTGCATCCTGGTGTCAAATttgtgactcaaacaaagacCCAGAAGTGATGAGTCATGAATCTGCTGTATGTGCAGAACGGTCGTCTCCCCTACACTTCATCATGGAGCAACGTTAATGTCATCGTATTTTCATAATAAATTACCATGTTTGAAATGCACAGATGTTGGCACGCCGGCACACCTGAACTCCATGAACCGTACAAGCGGACCGACAGATACGAAGGTGACTGCCAACAACTGTGGCTGCCGTCGTACTCTGAGCATTCACAGGCAATGACTAACTCGCCAGTGGGCGGAGTCACGATGAGGTTTAAGGCCCTCGACacgcacacagaacacagaacccCTCTGCACTAGCCGGGATGCACACGTCAGCTGCTGTATGTGCTACAGAGGACGTCAAACAGGTGCTAGAAGAACAGAAGGAGGTTCTCTCACAGCATCAGAGTCCTTCTCAGCCTGCAGCTGCTCGGCGATGTAGCAGACCGCCTCCACGGCGGACTTCAGCTCCGGAGGTAGAGTCAGGTGGAGACTGGGGCCATCTATGAACTTCCGCAGGTCCGTGCAGAGGCCGTCTGGCTGATACCTGCAACACAGCATCGGTGGTGGACACGAGAAAGGTGATTCTCCAGCAAGGTCCTTTAGGACCAGACAAGTACATAGGTGGCAGTAGTTTTGAGAGAGCAAGTTTCTACGTACATTTTAGCGTGTtcaacatttttacatttacattttatggcatttggcagacgcccttatccagagcgacttacatttttatacaagtgagcaattgagggttaagggccttgctcaggggcacctcagtcatggcctcaggtctgggaatcgaacccacgaccctctggtcacaagaccagttccctaaccaccaggccatgactgccctacagTGGActtgggatttgaacccctatAGGTCCtgccctttgcttctaattgggagcacgtgggtcaacacgttgagctaccagagaagacatgagtggtGTGATAAGACCAGTGACCACAGGGCCACGAGCACCATTATAACTGTAACAGACGcttctgttctgtttgtgtggtTTAATCGAACCGCTTGGATTCTAGTCTTAAGATCACTAGTCTTATCACACCACTCATCACACTTACTCACTACCTGCCCTGAACGACATCTTACAAATACACTcttaatgtatgtgtgtgtgtttggggtagGGTAAACTCTGAGAGAAGGGTACCTTTCCCAAATTCCTGTCAGGATGGCCCTGAGGGAATGTAATCTCTCATTCAATACACCcttctcaccatctctctcctcctgaaTTTTTATAGCAGTAGTTAATTAGACAGTTTGATATGTGGTGAAACAGCCCACAACATCATCCCGCCACCGGGGGGCAGTGCAGCTCTTCTCAGTGCTCGTACGCCTCTGTGCGTGTTGGTTGAGTATTCTGGGCGTGCTGCGGCAGCTCTAGTCTCCCAGAATGCACCAGTGACCTGAGCGCACTCACATTACCGAGGGAAGCCCATTGATTTGATTAACTTTACTTGTTCAGATGCAAGTTTGATATTTACACACAAGTTTGATATTTACACAGACATCCTAAAAGAGATGTACTCATATATTAAAAAGTCTTAACAGTCACATTTTGTTCAAAATCCTCCCACTAATGCACGTTTATGTAAAAGTGCAGGTACAGCTTTGCTTGGCTTGACTGACGGTGGGACCCACATACATTACTGTACCTGTTCCAGAAAAACAGAAAGCTGTCGGGCTCTCATACCCATGTGTTTCCTCATAGTACATCTGTACCATTTATCTGTTAATGACCACCCTGTCTATCTAAGCTTACCGACCTACCAGGGAAATACAATGAAAACAGAGATAATtcgagagatagatagagagagagagtgggaagagagagagagagagagagagagagagagagagagagagagagagagagagagagagagagagagagagagagagagagagagagagagagagagagcatcacCCACTGCCCCGCACTGCAGAAGCGCCCTGTCTGACTAATGTCCGCGTGTGTGGGGCTGTGCTCCGTCACTCTCCTGCGCTGAAGAAGAACCCAGAGGTGTGGCCCCTCACCAGAGAGGTGTGGCCCCTCACCAGAGAGGTGTGGCCCCTCACCAGAGAGGTGTGGCCCCTCACCAGAGAGGTGTGGCCCCTCACCAGAGCCCCAGGCACAGCTCACAGGGAGTGCAGAACAATGTGTGTCCTGAGCTTACGGCCCGCGCCCCCACACCTTTAGGCTTgcgtgtggggctggtgtggggtCGTGTCCAGCGTGGAGCCCCTCtagcccctcacacactcactgcagtGGGCAGGGCGGGGTGCAGTGGGGTGACTAATCAAGAAGCACTAATTCTACTAAGACATCCAGCTGTGGTGCCAGGACACGCCGTAAAACCAATTAAGAGGCGTGAGATACTGCTGCCTCATCGAAACCCTCTGATggagtccccctccccctcctcctcctcctccttctcttcctcctcctctgtgtcTGGCCCttatcttcttcctcttctccttctTCCTATCTCTCATTTCTCGCTCTCTTTTACCTTAACGCAGGGCAGGGCTAATGTGTCTGAgctaatctcacacacacacacgcacgcacgcacgcacacacacacacacacacacactacacacactacacacactacacacactacacacacacacacacacacacacacacacacacacaccccacacacacacaccccacacacacacacacacacacacacacacacacacacacacacacacacacacacacacacacacacacacacacacacacacacacacacacacacacacacacacacacacacacacacacacacacacacacacacacacacacacacacacacacacacacacacacacacacacacacacacacacttccttactCTCTAGGTCACTAGGAGAGAGATTCCTGGATGAGGTGACACTCACAACACCAGACTACGACGTCCCCACATATCCAGGAGGATTTCGTAGATGATGTGAGTACTTTTACTGTGCTTACATCATACACTTCTTTTCAGTCGAGGAACATAACAGTAAACACGTAGAGCAGATAAAACCCCATTATTCCTGTTCCACGAGAACAGACttattaatgttgcattgtcaTTCAGCTTACCCTCAGTATTATATAAACAGGGTTTGGAGGAATTTACCAACTGAGTTGTGTGGTAAGTACATTGGGTATTGTTACAAGACTCTTCCTGAGTgtcctgctggtgtgtgtgcgtgcgtgtgtgtgtgtgtgtgtgtgtgtgtgtgtgtgtgtcacctgttGGGCTTGGGGAAGAGCACGCTGGTGTTGGGTTTGCGGATGAAATACTCGTCTGCACCTCGGCTAATGGCTttgggcgtgtccttcttgggTGGACGCTCCACGGGCAACGTGGTCTCCAACTTGGGCCTCTGTATGCCCAAATATGGGGGCAGCTTGTGCAGGAAGATCTACAGAAACAGGTGTCCAATCACACGCCTCCGCTACACAAAACCTCTTTGTTCTTAAAGATGACACGTCTGACACCGAAGGCATATCAGATTTCAGTGTGCAGAGTACTGTGGAGGAGACCTAAACTCTCTCATAACATCTAATACTAGCAGTTATCCATAAATCCTGAGTAGCTACTAAGTGTCAGTAAACAGGACATTTTGAGGTGAACCTGAGATACACCAGAAAACAACATCTGCTTGTAATTGACAATGATTAACGGAACCATATAGGTTTACTTCAGGGTGTAAAAAACCTTGTTTGTCTGTGTAATGAGATTAAATTTCCAGTGCTCAGAACATTCATGAACAGACATCCGGCAAACAGACATCCTGCCTTTGAAAGGCAGATTACATTAGCATCTCTCCTGTGTAGTCTATTACAAGCTTCAGACCGCCCCTGGGAAATTATAGTTCTGACCTCATAGGTGATGACATTTATGACCTCACAGGTGATGACGTTCATGACCTCATAGGTGATGACGTTCATGACCACACAAGAGCTGATGATACTCACCACATGGTAAATTAATGATATCTGTGACCACACAGGAGGTGGCATTTCTAACTACAAAGGACATGACGTTTATGACCATACAAGGGATGGAGTTTCTAACCACAAAGGTGATGACATTTCTAACCACCCATTTTAATGATGTTTCTAATTTGATTTTTAATTCCTGGCTATCATGCTTGGTTCATGCAAATGTTTAACAAGTAAACACTTATTACGTCTGTTTATTGAGTCAATGACGACCACATTGTCTGGATCAAAAGAACTTATGATCAGAACCTGAGATTCTATTTCTTGGCGTTATTTCTTTGAATAACACTGAATGTCAATATATCAAGAAGGCCGTTGGTTGCATTTGCCAGCTAGTTATTGTCATGGTGAGCCAGCCCCTTGGCTCAAGggagacgcccacacacacacacacacacaaataaacccGAGGGTGATATTCTCGAAGTTCTACAGTGAAGAGTGGGTCAGTTTTCTGGGTCAGTCCGGCATGGTGTTAGATTGTACAGATCTCTAAGACTGACCACCTTATTCTGTGCACTTCATTATGAACTGGGGTCTGCTACTGTTAATACATACGTAATGTTACAATATCACAGGCTCTATTGTGcctgtttatttctttatttacttTTCTTTGTTTCCTTCAGTGCTTCTGTCCTTCGTTCCCACCATCCTGCATTTCAGGTGGAAACTGGTCCCATTATTACTGGCTAATTAGTGCCAGGGACCATCTTGCTCTGCACTGGGGGCTGATACAGGAGTCACGGAGGTCCAGCAGGGAGGAGACGCCCCCCTGATCTGAGGGGAGATCCCCAGTAATGTGGAGGTCAGAGCCACTGCAGGTTAATGACTCTGCATAGTGAGGAGATCTGGCACATCACAGGCTTGGGTGCCTGATTCCTCACGAACCccacctttctctttctctttctttctttcattgtcCTTTTGTGAGCTCTTTTCACTCCTTTTCCCCTTTCATAACAGCATGTGAATGAGTTTGAATCAGAGTAAAAGAAATTTTTGGATTTACCCCAGATACTCGCGTTTTATCAAAAAGTCTCGAACCCTGAATAAACGTGACCGGCATTATGAAGCTTTCTCCAAGGACTACGCCCCTTTCCCCTGTCCTACATCTCTGCTGCTCAACACCATCTGGACTTGACAACAAAGTGACCAGGAGCTGGACAGTCTGGCATACAGACAAACTGTCAGATTTGTGTAGTGGTGACGTGCGGTGAAGATCGCCGCCCTGCTGACTGACCTGCCGCACCCACAGGGGCATATCATGGGTGTTGCCTGAACGGTGATGCAGGTTCAACACCACAACGCTGAGGATGACTGAGAACGTCACCAGGACCATAGTGAACATCAGGTAGTTCACGATCATGGGCACGCCCAGGGACGTCTCCGGGACTTTGTCCGccagcaggaggaggaagacagtGAGGGTGAGCAGGACGTTGATGGACAGGCCCATCTTCTCTCCTAAACACGGACAAACACGTGAAACATGTCAAACGTGAGCTTAGATGTTTATGAACAGATAATGGTTGCACTAAAGGATCTGGAACCCAGGTCTCTCTTGGACGCAAGGCGCCGGTGGGCGTGGCGATGGGGGCGTGGCGATGGGGGCGTGGCGATGGGGGCGTGGCGATGGCGTCTCACCTGCGTCGGGCGGTAGATAAAAGTTAAAGATGGCGATGATGGTGATGAGGATACAGGGCAGGATGATATTGACGATGTAGTACATGGACTTCCTCTCAATGATCAGGTAGAAGGTGATGTCCTCATAGAAGTCTTCCTTCTTCACATTCTTCTTGGTCACCTTGTGACGAATAGTCCACTCACCGCTCTCTGTGGGCATGGGAAGTCATTAAGGGAGAAGAtactctatgtgtgtgtgtgtgtgtgtgtgtgtgtgtgtgtgtattttgtattCACAGTATTTTCACAGTAAAAGgccatttgttttcattttcacttTAAATGACAGGTCAGGCTCACTCCCAGATCTAGGATTTACGTTTCAGATGCCTGTCTGTGTATCTAATAGCGAGGCAGTGACCCTTTGAATAATCTAGCCTTGTTCTTCCTCTAGCTGGAAGTGTACGTACATAAACAATGTCTTGCTGGCAGACATGAAAGGCTACAGACATGAGTGCGATGCTGAAAGCTGGCCAGGTGCGAGCGTACCGCTGAAGAGTGTGTCATAGAGGATCTCTCGGATCTCCTGGCCTTTCTCGTCCAGGGCGTGCTGAAGATCCACTTCAGAGGAGTCGTAGGTATATGAGCGGAAGATCATTGTGCAATTCTGCCAATCGAAGGGAAAATATGCCACCTGGAAAGTGAAGAGTTTGTGAGCGAGATggacaaactgtgtgtgtgtgtgtgtgtgtgtgtgtgtgtgtgtgtgtgtgtgtgtgtgtgtgtgagtgtgtgtgtgtgtgtgagtgtgtgtgagtgtgagtgtgagtgtgtgtgcgtgtgtgtgtgtgtgtgtgtgtgcgtgtgtgtgtgtgtgtgtgtgagtgtgtgtgtgtgagtgtgtgtgtgtgtgtgtgagtgtgtgtgtgcgtgtgtgtgtgtgtgcgtgtgtgtgtgcatgcgcttATGCGTGCGCGATCACATCTGTGATCACACGGCATGCCTTCCTCTGGAATGTATCATTTAATCTCTCAGATTATGTTTAATTTATATCTCTTCTATTATATTTTATTCCCTCTTTCTCATATGtacacagaaaaacacacacatactcacagtacacaacaaaacaaaaacaagaataAAAGGTGAAAAGTTCAGAATGTAgcaggaaagtgtgtgtgagagacagaagtgagagagagagcacgaacCGGGCTGTAATGTGCAGAtaaaggaggagaggaagtcTAATTCTTAACAACATCCAACCAAACAAACACCATTTATACAAATGAGCCAAAGTGAAAAGTAACTTAAATGAAGCTTGCAAATACAGTTCGTGCATAGTTAACAGAAGTCTTTTGCATTGTACAACTTTTCCCCCACAGTGTGTTGTGGATTACCGCGACGTTTATTGGAACATACAGTTCCGTCTGTGAACATTTCCTCAGTGATACATTTTTGGAGGTTGGAGTTTGGCTCTGTAATCCAGCACATTGGATTTGGAATGAAACAGTGATTATAATGCTAAAGTGCAGAATGCAGCTTTGTTTCAAAGTCGGTACTTACACCAATCAACtagaacattaaaacaacctactactactaccactacaacaacaacaacaactactactacaactattactaataataataatgacaataaaattaTAAGactttatatagcgcctttcacatACCTAAGGATGCCTAAATATTGTGTAGGTCTCTACACATTGTGTAGGTCTCTGCTTCCAACAACTGACTATTCACTGGCTGACTAATGTATCCCACCCTTGACAGGTGCTATTGTAACGAGATAATCAATGTCATTCACTTAAACTGTCAGTGTCTTTAATGATGGGGCTGATTTTTTAGGCGCCCCGTTTAAGGGCATCATAAGAAGCTGAGTAAATTAACATTATCTGAAATAAAGCAGTCATGTCTGGCATTCTGATTGGCAGTCTTCTGTAGTTGAGCCAATCTCTGAGTGTCCTCCCTGCTGGCATTCTGCCAGGTCTGTGTTACAGCCATTTCCAGCTCCTGCTTTTGTCTTGATTCTTTACACAACGTTTCAGGCATTTTGATTGGATCTCCGGGCATGTGGCTGAATTTGATTGGCTCTGAACAGACGAGACGCTTCTGTTCACTTCGACTGAACCTTCTTCTGCTATTTGCAGCCACGTCACCCCCCGTGGGTTTGAGAAGAGGATCATGAAGACGGCCCTCCCTACAGCTCAAGCTCATTACTGTCTCTCCTACCCAGTGCACTTTCTCCCAGGCTGTGTCTGGAATAGCCCTTGACATACTACTTGCGTACTgtgccccaaatcagtatgccataTGCAGTCTGTgaccaaaatacattttaaataccCAGATGATGTAACAGTCTAGCCAAAAATTCCAGTATGTGACCACTGCTATGTTTGTGACGTACTGCACCCCGTCATGCAATGGTGGTGGAATTTGTTTCACAAGTGGGTGGTACCTACACAAATCACATGACTTCGTAGTTTAGCTTGGATCTGTCTCAAACTGGATAcag from Brachyhypopomus gauderio isolate BG-103 unplaced genomic scaffold, BGAUD_0.2 sc52, whole genome shotgun sequence carries:
- the chrnb1 gene encoding acetylcholine receptor subunit beta produces the protein MKAQHWVLLTCCVYALCVSGGATEAEQELMNKLFSKYNPKVRPAKRPQDRVVVRIGMILSSFMSLNMKNEEMNTFVIMNMEWKDHRLTWNPKEHDGIEILRIPSKKIWLPDIVLINNNDGVFDVALFVHAQVYSDGRVTWTPPALYRSSCGVKVAYFPFDWQNCTMIFRSYTYDSSEVDLQHALDEKGQEIREILYDTLFSESGEWTIRHKVTKKNVKKEDFYEDITFYLIIERKSMYYIVNIILPCILITIIAIFNFYLPPDAGEKMGLSINVLLTLTVFLLLLADKVPETSLGVPMIVNYLMFTMVLVTFSVILSVVVLNLHHRSGNTHDMPLWVRQIFLHKLPPYLGIQRPKLETTLPVERPPKKDTPKAISRGADEYFIRKPNTSVLFPKPNRYQPDGLCTDLRKFIDGPSLHLTLPPELKSAVEAVCYIAEQLQAEKDSDALKEDWQFVAIVVDRLFFWTFVIFTTIGTLGIFADASFNTVPSNPFMDP